A stretch of DNA from Candidatus Flexicrinis affinis:
TTGCCGAGGGCTTGGCGTGGGTCGACAACCGGTTGATTCAGATCACGTGGCGCGAAGGCACGGCGTTCGTGTATGACGCCGGCACGTTCGAGCAGACCGGCACGTTCAGCTACGAGGGCGAGGGCTGGGGCCTGTGCTACGATGGAACGCGGCTGATCATGAGCGACGGCAGCGACGTGCTGACCTTTCGCGACCCGGAGACGTTCAAAGTCCTCGGGCGCGTGAACGCCAACTTGCAGGGCGAGCCCGTGGCGCGGCTCAACGAACTGGAATGTGTGGGCGATCGTGTGTATTCGAACGTCTGGCAGACCAACTTCATCGTGCGCATCAACCCGGCATCGGGTACTATCGACGCGGTGATCAACGCCGCGGCTTTACTCACCGAATCTGAGGCAACTTCGGCAGATGTGCTTAACGGAATCGCATACGATGCCGATCGTGATGTATTCTATATTACTGGAAAGCTGTGGCCGAAATTGTTTGAGGTCCGCTTCATCGAGGTAGTGCCATGAGTGTCATTACGGTGACTCGGCAGATTTCCGAGCGCGCCCTCAACATCCTGCGCAAAGATCATGAGGTGCAGGTCTGGGAGGAAGACCGCCCGATGCCGCGTGTAAACCTGCTGCGCGCCGTCATGGAGAGCGAAGGTCTGCTCTGCATGCTGACCGACAAGATCGACGAGGCACTGCTCGATTCGGCCCCGAAGCTGCGCGCGGTCAGCCAGATGGCCGTCGGATTCGACAACATCGATCTGGCGGCTTGCACGGCGCGCAAGATCCCGGTCGGCCACACGCCCGGCGTGCTCACCGAAGCAGTCGCCGACCTCACGTTCGCCTTAATCTTGGCCACCGCGCGCCGTGTAATCGAAGGCGCGCGCTACGTGCGAGGCGGGCACTGGGGCACGTGGAGCCCGGGCTTGCTGCTCGGCCACGACGTGTACGGCTCGAAGCTGGGCATCATCGGGTTCGGGCGCATCGGGCAAGCGGTTGCACGGCGCGCTGCCGGGTTCAACATGAAGATCGTGTATCACGGCGGGCGCGATAGCGACGCGGCGCGCGAGCTCAACGTGGAACCGCGCAGCATGGAAGCGCTGCTGCGCGAGAGCGACTTCGTCAGCCTGCATGTCCCGCTTACACCGTCCACCCAGCACATCATCGGCGCACGCGAGTTCGACATGATGAAACCGACTGCCGTGCTGGTCAACACCGCGCGCGGGCCGCTCATCGACCAGAAGGCGTTGTACATTGCGCTGAAGGAACAGAAGATCTTCGCGGCAGCGCTCGACGTCACCGACCCCGAGCCGATCCATGTGGACGAGCCAATCTTGCAGCTCGACAACTGCGTGATCGTCCCGCACATCGGAAGTGCCAGCGTGCGCACGCGCGAGGCGAT
This window harbors:
- a CDS encoding glutaminyl-peptide cyclotransferase, with amino-acid sequence MPIPPQWLLAILTLAATLLARPVVQQLQRPLLMVPEVSAVYPHDTDAFTQGLVWNGSTFYESTGLYGESDVREVERDTGAVLRETPVDEAFFAEGLAWVDNRLIQITWREGTAFVYDAGTFEQTGTFSYEGEGWGLCYDGTRLIMSDGSDVLTFRDPETFKVLGRVNANLQGEPVARLNELECVGDRVYSNVWQTNFIVRINPASGTIDAVINAAALLTESEATSADVLNGIAYDADRDVFYITGKLWPKLFEVRFIEVVP
- a CDS encoding D-glycerate dehydrogenase encodes the protein MSVITVTRQISERALNILRKDHEVQVWEEDRPMPRVNLLRAVMESEGLLCMLTDKIDEALLDSAPKLRAVSQMAVGFDNIDLAACTARKIPVGHTPGVLTEAVADLTFALILATARRVIEGARYVRGGHWGTWSPGLLLGHDVYGSKLGIIGFGRIGQAVARRAAGFNMKIVYHGGRDSDAARELNVEPRSMEALLRESDFVSLHVPLTPSTQHIIGAREFDMMKPTAVLVNTARGPLIDQKALYIALKEQKIFAAALDVTDPEPIHVDEPILQLDNCVIVPHIGSASVRTREAMGILAAKNLIAALKGEPMLHTANQEVYL